ataatcctagcgactcaggaggctgagacctggagggtaGAGGGTCAAAGCCAGACTGGCCAGAAAATGCTATGAGACTCTACCTCTAGttagccagaaaaaagctgggctggaggcatggctcacacgGTAGAGTGAGAAAACCAAGcgaaaatgtgaggccctgagctcaagtcctgggTACtggcacataaataaaataaaactagggCCAACTAggtgtatattttttttaaatactgtttttaTGTAAGGAAAGAGATGTATTATTTTCATAGCATGTTTTTCAGGTATCTTTTAACAGAGAGGTAAGGTTTCTTATCCCAATAATTATTAAGAACATATCTGATCTAAACTCCAAAACATTTATCGCTCCAATAAGGAAAGATTCTGCATTAATCAAATATTTGAGGGAGCATTTGCAGAGTGCTATTAGGTGCTCAACTTCCAGATAGCGGttctaagaaaggaaaataagctgggcatggtaatgTACACTTCCAATCCCAACCCTggtgaggctgagacagaaggatccaGAAGCTAAAACCAGCCAGAACTCAATAGTGAGTTCTAAGATAGTCTAGGCAACAAAGtgaaatcttgtctcaaaaaaaaaaaagctgggtatctgagggctgagatctgagggtgatgTTAAAGCTAGCCCAAGgaggaaggtttgtgagactctaatctccaattaatcaccaaaaaaaaaaaaaaaaaaccaacaaaacaagctggaagtagagctgtggtagagcactagccttgagcaaaacatctcagggacaatgcctagatcctgagttcaagtcccagtaccagcacacacgcacgcgtacacacgcacatacacacacacacaacgcaaAAATGACTTACAGAATTCCCTTAGCTCTCCTGGCAAGAAAGGCATACAGTGATTTATAATGGTCATACATTCACGGGTTTCTGTGTAGAATTAGGTAAGGCAAGATGACAGATGCAACTTGGTCTGCCAGACACAGGTTCTAATCCTGACCTGGTCATTCATTTACTGTCTGAACATTGCCTTCAACTCTGGTTTCTTCATATTTACGTCAAGAGCGTTGGCTCTGTTCCTACCAACTCTTAAGAAATCAACTCTGTATACACTTGAATTACCTGCCAGGGGGGGCCCTGCTAGCCCTGCGATGCTCTGAATGAACACGTAGACCCCCGCTGCTGAAGCCATCTTCTCGATCCCCACCACATCGTCTTCAGCCAGCAGCGGGATGTGAGTCCCTCCTATCGTCCCAACCATAAGCCCAAAAAACACACTACATGACGTGAGACCCCAGAATTCTGTGGCAAAAGGAAAGGCGAACAGAGACACAGTCAGTAAGATGACGCAGATGAGCTCGATGTAGATCTTGCGGATCGGCTCTCGATTGAGTACCACACCAGCTCCGATTCTGCCAAACACTTCGGCAATTGCCATTGTTGACAATAAAAATGCAGCACGATCCCGCTCGATACCTAAACTGATACCCAGtgggatgatgtacagagaaggtGCAAAGAAGCCCAGTGTGGCAAAGAGACCGAATAATGCGTAACAGATGAAACTCTTCTCTTTCAAGATGGAGAAGTCCAACAACGGTGCTTTCTTCTCCTTGTGCTTGCAGCCAGACATTAGGGTCTGCTGCTGGTCCCCCCTGGGCTCCGGCTCTGAGTTAGGGTGGCTAGGCACGTTTTTTGGTGAGGTAGTTAGTTCCACTCCTGAGTCAATGGAGTCGATTGAGGTTCTTGTTTTCTCGTTTTCAAGCATATATTGCACTTCTTTGCGGTGTTCGTGAGAGGTGGTTTTGGGAGACCCTGGTGCTCTGATGATAACGGGTCTGAGCAGGGCCCCACACACCATGATGTTCAACTGTAGCAGCCCCACGAAGAGGAGGCTGTGCCTCCAGCCAATGTGCTCCTTCAGGAGCGTGATGGCTAGACAaggcaagaggaaaacaaaaatctaagatCAATAACGGAGTCCAGACCCTGGAGACAATCTCAGAAAAAAAGTACGAATGAAGATTTaccaatagtgtgtgtgtgtgtgtgtgtgtgtgtgtgtgtgtatgtgtgtaaaactTTACTGAGCAATGCAGAGGTAGCCACTCTAGACTATCCTTGACTCTTGGTTTTGGTGCATTTGATGAATCAATAAGGACTACAGGTACATAGCAATTATTATATAGAGAGCAGTAATGATTAGATATACAGTGAAGGTTGCCCAGACATCCAAAACAActttgaaggggctgggaatatggcctagtggtaaagtgctcgcctcgtatacaggaagccctgggttggattcctcagcaccacacatatagaaaaagccggaagtggtgctgtgactcaagtggtacagtgctagccttgagcaaaaagaagccagggacagtgctcaggccctgagttcaagctccacaactgacaaaaaaaaaaacccaaaacaaaacaaaataactttgAAGGGTGCACTTTTCCAGGCTGAGACAGAAGGTGAGAATGAGCTTTGTGACTTTGACTAAGGTTCAGCAAATAGTGGCCCACAGGTCAAATCCAATCAAATGTCTGGTCAAATTGATGCATAAACCTGTGCTAGAACTCAGCAGTCATTCACAGAGCCCGGGGATGCTTCTGTGACAGCAAATCTGAGCCATGTGACAGGGATCATATAGTCCAcaaagtctaaaatatttactctctGGGGCGAGGGGGTGTACCTCAGTGTCGAGTACTTGCCGGGCGtgcagaggccctgggtttgatctctagcaccatacaaagaaaaaaaaattactatctcactttttttttttggtcagtcatgggccttgaactcagggcctgagcactgtccctaagctcttttgctcaagtctagcactctgctactttgagtccacttctggttttctggtggttatttggagctgagactcacagactttcttacccaggctggctttaagccttgatcctcagatctcagcctcccgagtaactaggatttcaggcatgagctaccagtgcccggctactATCTGACTTTTTACAAAAGACATTTACCAACCTCTGAGCTGTGTCATAATGCACTCACTCATTCAATCCTTGAGAGAAGTAAAGTAAATAAAGATAAACTGGAGACTCTAAAAGCTCCCATGATGATCCTAGAATTAAATGCCACAGTTCTCCAGGTGCTCCCTGAGGTGTGTCTGTAAGTACCTGAGTTCTTAGCCCTCTTGCCATTAAGCCAGACCTGAGGTTGGAGGGCCAGGCTAGATACAGGATATGCTCAGAGAGCCAATAGCTCCATCACTACAGCGATAAGGCAGGCCTGCCCTGCTCTTAAAGACTGTCTATAGTCATCTCAGAAAGGGGAGGTGATGTTCACTGAGATTTCTAGAGCTGACAGTCAAGGCAAATCAATATGGGCTTAGCAAGAGACCCCCAAGTGTCTTGAGAGGCTTCCCGTATCCCTGGAGCATGTTTTATCCTGACCCCTTATTCCCCCATTAATATGGAAAACTTAGACTTGCTACCCGGTTTAGGTGTGGGTAATTACAAGTGCTTTGGATTCATCTAGCAATAATAGGCTGactctgtctttctctgcatAACCCATGTAACATTTCTCGCTTTttattattcacttatttattggcAGTAtcaagagtttgaactcagggccttgcca
This sequence is a window from Perognathus longimembris pacificus isolate PPM17 chromosome 17, ASM2315922v1, whole genome shotgun sequence. Protein-coding genes within it:
- the Slc16a6 gene encoding monocarboxylate transporter 7 isoform X1; translated protein: MTQKKSKLCSTVNVYSQVPDGGWGWVVAVSFFFIEVFTYGIIKSFGVFFTDLMEVFHESNSRISWIISICVFVLTFTAPLSTVLSNRFGHRLVVMVGGLLVSTGMVAASFAHKVYHMYICIGIVSGFGYCFSFLPTVTILSQYFDKRRSVVTAVASTGECFAVFAFAPAITLLKEHIGWRHSLLFVGLLQLNIMVCGALLRPVIIRAPGSPKTTSHEHRKEVQYMLENEKTRTSIDSIDSGVELTTSPKNVPSHPNSEPEPRGDQQQTLMSGCKHKEKKAPLLDFSILKEKSFICYALFGLFATLGFFAPSLYIIPLGISLGIERDRAAFLLSTMAIAEVFGRIGAGVVLNREPIRKIYIELICVILLTVSLFAFPFATEFWGLTSCSVFFGLMVGTIGGTHIPLLAEDDVVGIEKMASAAGVYVFIQSIAGLAGPPLAGLLVDQSKIYSRAFYSCSAGMALAALCLALVRPCKTGLCQPRRSGETKTENQRGKTLQDIPEDFLEMDLGKNEHRVQAKMDLV